The genomic segment GCCGTCACCCACGCCCTGGCCGCGAACGCGTCGCTGCGCTGTCTGTCCGGCTTCCTCATCTTCTTCCTGGCGTTCCTGCTGCGGGAGCATCCGCTCGCGGGGCAGAGCGCGGCGGTGTCGCTCGGCATCGTGGGCGTGTCGGCGGGCGCGGGCAACGCGCTGGGCACGGCCGTCGGCGCCTGGCTGAAGTCGCGGGCCCCGGAACTGATCATCGTGACGGTCGTCGGGGTGGTGCTCGGCGTGGCGATCACGTCCGCGCTGTTCTTCGGTGCGGTGGGCGTCGCGTGTCTCGGCGCGTGCGCGGGCTTCGCGCAGGCGCTCTCCAAACTGTCGCTGGACGCGCTGCTGCAGCGGGACGTCCCGGAGCAGATCCGCACGTCGGCGTTCGCCCGTTCCGAGACGTTGCTCCAGATGGCCTGGGTGGTCGGCGGCGGCATCGGTATCGCGCTGCCGCTGATCGGAACCCTGGGGCTCTCGGTGGCCGCGGGGATCGTCGCGGTGGGCTGGCTGTCGACCGTACGAGGCCTGCTCGCATCGTCCCGCCGAACGGGCCCCCGCCCCCGGGTCCTCTGACCCCGCCCCACCGCGAACGGCACGCCCATGCCCCCCGCGTAACAGCACCCCCCGGCACGCCCGATAGCCTTCGGCCATGACCTCCCTGCTCCGCGGCGGAGCCGCGAATGTGAACAGCGCGGCGCGCCGCCGCCGCACCGCGGCCGCTCTTGGCGCCGTCTCCGCCGGACTCCTCGTCCTCTCGGCCTGTGACAAGCCGACGCCGCTCGCCACCGTCACCGTCGGCAGCGACTCGGTGAACACCGAGGCCTCCTGCTACAACGACGGCAAGGAGCTGGAGGAGGCACAGATCAAGTCCTGCCTCCAGGACAAGGACGTGAAGTCCGTGAAGATCGACCCGGACGAGAAGGTCCGCTTCGGTGTCGACCCGGAGGTGGCCGAGAAGGGCTGGACGCTGCTGATGAACGGTCAGCCGCTGACCGAGGCCAGCAAGAAGACGTACGTCGTCATCCCGGGCAGCGTCTTCTTCAACCAGCAGTACGGCGGCGGCGGCAAGAAGTCGACCGTCAGCCTCCTCGAGGGCGGCAAGGGCTCGGCGTCCAAGGCGACGGGCTTGTGGTCGTTCAAGTTCGAGAAGGACTCCTGACCTGACCCCGCACGCCGCGCCCGCCCCGCGCGTCCTCGTGGCCACCGCCGTCCCCGCCGAGCGGGACGCGGTGGCCGGAGCACTGACGGAGACGGCGACCGGGGCGTCTGCCGACGTCCTCGCCGTCGGCGTCGGCCCCGCCGCCGCGGCGGCCGGCACGGCGACCGCGCTCGCCCGCGCCGCCGCCGAGGGGCGGCCCTACACCCTCGTCGTGTCGGCCGGCATCGGCGGCGGCTTCCAGCCGGACGCCCCCGTCGGCTCCCTCGTCGTCGCCGACGAGATCACCGTCGCCGACCTGGGCGCCGAGACCCCGGAAGGGTTCGCGCCCGTCACCGAGCTGGGCTTCGGCGCCGTCACCCACCGTCCGCCGGCCTCCCTCGTACGGGAGCTGGCCGACGTCTCCGGTGCCGCGACCGGCACCGTCCTCACCGTCTCCACCGTGACCGGCTCCGCCGAGCGCGCCGCCGCCCTGCGGCTGCGGCACCCCCGCGCGCTGGCCGAGGCGATGGAGGGGTTCGGCGTCGCCGAGGCCGCCGTACTGCACGGCCTGCCCGTCCTCGAGATCCGCGCCGTCTCCAATCCCGTCGGCCCGCGCGACCGCGCCGCCTGGCGGATCGGCGACGCGCTGTCCGCGCTGAGCGACGCGTTCGGGAAGTTCGCGCCGGTACTGAGGAGTTGCACCACACATGACCGATAGCCCCGCCGGCGCCGAGACCCCCGCCGCCCCCCTGCGCATCGCGTACTCGCCCTGCCCCAACGACACGTTCGTCTTCGACGCGTGGGCGCACGGCCGGGTGCCCGGCGCGCCCGCCCTCGACGTCACGTTCGCCGACATCGACATCACGAACGGCATCGCGGAGCGCGCCGCGTCCGCCTCCGAGACGTCCGACCTGGACGTCCTGAAGGTGTCGTACGCCGTGCTCCCGTACGTCCTCGACGCGTACGCGCTGCTGCCCTGCGGCGGCGCGCTCGGGCGTGGCTGCGGGCCGCTCGTCCTGACGCGCGAGCCGGGCGTCGACCTGACCGGCAGGACCGTCGCCGTGCCGAGCGAGAAGTCGACGGCATATCTGCTCTTCCGCCTCTGGGCCGCGGACACGCTGTCCGGCGGCGGTGTCGGCGAGATCGTGGTGCTGCCCTTCGACCAGATCATGCCCGCGGTGCGCGACGGCAGGGTCGACGCGGGCCTGGTCATCCACGAGGCGCGCTTCACGTACCAGAACTACGGTCTGCACTGCCTCGCCGACATGGGCGAGCACTGGGAGTCCACCACGGGGCTGCCGATCCCGCTCGGCGCGATCATCGCGAAGCGGTCGCTGGGCGCGGAGCGGCTGCGCGCCCTCGCCGACGCGGCCCGCACCTCGGTGCGGATGGCGTGGGACGACCCGGAGGCGTCGCGCCCGTACGTCCTGGAGCACGCCCAGGAGATGGACCCGGCCGTGGCGGACCAGCACATCGGGTTGTACGTGAACGAGTTCACCGCCGACCTCGGCGAGAGCGGCTACGCGGCGGTCCGCGGGCTGCTGACCCGCGCCGCGGCCGAGGGACTCGTGCCGCCCCTCGGCCCGGACGCTCTGTCGTTTCCCTAGCGGATCTTGAGCCGCCGCCGGGGAACACGGGCGCTGCCCCGCTCTACACGTCCAGCTGGTCCGCCACCGCCCGCAGCAGGCCCGCGATCTTCGCGCCGGACGCCTTGTCGGGGTAGCGGCCCTTTTCCAGCATGGGTGTGATGTTCTCGAGCAGGGTCGTCAAATCCTGGACGATCGACGCCAGTTCATCGGGTTTCCGTCGCTGCGCGGCCGCGACCGATGGCGTGGGGTCGAGAATCGCCACGGAAAGGGCCTGGTCACCGCGTTGTCCCGCGACCACGCCGAATTCGACGCGCTGGCCTGGCTTGAGTGTGTCGACGCCGGCGGGCAGTACTGAGGAATGCACGAAGACGTCGCCGCCGTCGTCGCGGGAGAGAAAGCCGAAGCCCTTCTCGCTGTTGAACCACTTGACCTTGCCGGTAGGCACGTGAAGTCCTCGTCCTCGTACTCGTCGTACTCGTCTGTGCCGGGCCCGCCCGCCTGGGAACGACGGGGCGAAAACGGCTCTGGATAGCACTACAGCGGGTCGCCCGACCCGCCAGGAACCAAGACTATTGGTCCGTGGGCCGGTGACAAGACGTCCCTGGATTCTTCCTTCGGGCTGGGAACTACCCTGGTCGGGTGCGTGACAAAACCCAAGCGAATTCCACCGGGCCGGGCGACGGAATGGTCCGGACCGGAGCAATCGTCTTCTTCGTCGGAGCCGTGGCCACACTGGTCACGGTGGCCCCGCTGTTCCTGGGCACCGATCCCTTTCCGTCCATCGCGTACGCGGTGTGCATGCTGATGGGCATCGGCTTCCTCATCGCCGGGGCCGGGGTGCTGCGTGGCATCGCCTTCCAGCGTCGGCAGGCCAGGTCCGGCACCGGCTGACGTCGCCCGGCACCGGCTCGTCCCGCGCTAGCCGACGGCGTTCCCCGCCACCTGCGCATCGAGCCACGCCGGGAACTCCGCGAGGCCGCCGAGGACGACGTCGGCGCCCGCCGCGCGCAGTTCCGCTGCGTCGCACGGTCCGGTCGCCACCGCCACGGAGAGCGCGCCCGCCGTACGCGCGCCGCGTACATCGCCGGTGTGGTCCCCGACGTACACCGTCGCGCCGTGCTCGCGCAGCGCCTCGGCCTTCGCCTCCGCCCACAGCCAGCCGATGACCGCGTCGGCGTCGATGCCGAGGTGCGCCAGGTGCAGCTTCGCGTTGGGCTCGTGCTTGGCGGTCACCACGATCGCGCGGCCGCCGTGCGCGTGCACCGCGGCGATGGCCTCACGGGCGCCCGCCATCGCGAGGGTCGGCTCGATGGCGTGTGTGGTGTAGATCTCGCGGTAGAGGTCGGCCGTCTCCGCGATCTCCTCCTCGGGGAACCAGTTCCGCAGCTCCTGCTCCAGCGGCGGGCCGAGCCGCGTGACCGCCAGGTCGGCGTCGATGTACGTCCCCGTCCTCGCGGTGAGCGCCTGATAGGCGGCCTTGATGCCGGGCCGGGAGTCGATCAGGGTCATGTCGAGGTCGAAGCCGACGGTCAGGGTGTGTGCAGTCATGCGCCCCATTGTGCCGAGGGCGGCGACCCGGCCCGCCCCTACACTTAGCCCACCCTTACCTCCCGGTGAAACGAGCCCAGCCGATGTCTGTGCCCGGCCAACCGCCTGCGCCTGTCCGACTGTCTGTGCCCGTCCGACGCGTCACCGTCCTCACGGCGGCCGTCGTGGCCCTGCTCCTCGCCATCCTGCTCAGCCTCGCCGTCGGGGCCCGCGCCATCGCGCCGTCCGCCGTCTTCGACGCGCTGCTGCACGGCGGGCACGGCGACGCCGCCGAGGTCATACGCGAGATGCGGGTCCCCCGCACCGTGACCGGCGTGCTCGTCGGCGCCTCCCTCGCGCTGGCCGGCACCGTCCTGCAGGGCATCACCCGCAACCCCATCGCCGACCCCGGCATCCTCGGCATCAGCCAGGGCGCCTCCGTCGCCGTGGTCCTCGCCATCGCCTACGCCGGAGTGCACACCCTCACCGGCTACGTCTGGTGGGCGTTCGTGGGCGCCGGGCTCGCGTCCGTCGCCGTCCACGCCATCGCGTCCGGCGGCCGGGGCGGCGCGACGCCCGTGAAACTCGCGCTCGGCGGCGCCGCCGTCAACGCACTGCTCGTCTCCGTCACCACCGGCGTCCTCACCACCAAGGCGTCCGCGCTCGACGAGTTCCGGTTCTGGCAGGTCGGCTCGCTCTCCGGCCGCGACGCCGACATCGTCGGCCGGATCTGGCCGTTCCTGCTCGTGGGTCTCCTGCTCGTCCTCGCGGTCGCCCGCGGCCTGGACGCGCTCGCGCTGGGCGAGGACGTCGCGAAGGGCATCGGCCAGAACGTCGCCGCGGTACGGATCGTCGGCGGGCTCGGCGCGACCGTCCTCACCGCCGCGGGCGTGGCCGCCGCGGGCCCCCTCGCGTTCATCGGCCTCGCCGTCCCGCACATCGCCCGCGCGCTCATCGGCGGCGACCACCGCTGGGTGCTGCCGCTCGCCGCCCTCATCGGGCCCGTGATGCTGCTGGTCTCCGACACCGTCGGGCGCATCGTCTTCCCGCCGAGCGAGGTGCCCGCCGGGGTGATGACCGCGCTC from the Streptomyces venezuelae genome contains:
- a CDS encoding DUF2771 domain-containing protein is translated as MTSLLRGGAANVNSAARRRRTAAALGAVSAGLLVLSACDKPTPLATVTVGSDSVNTEASCYNDGKELEEAQIKSCLQDKDVKSVKIDPDEKVRFGVDPEVAEKGWTLLMNGQPLTEASKKTYVVIPGSVFFNQQYGGGGKKSTVSLLEGGKGSASKATGLWSFKFEKDS
- a CDS encoding futalosine hydrolase, which gives rise to MATAVPAERDAVAGALTETATGASADVLAVGVGPAAAAAGTATALARAAAEGRPYTLVVSAGIGGGFQPDAPVGSLVVADEITVADLGAETPEGFAPVTELGFGAVTHRPPASLVRELADVSGAATGTVLTVSTVTGSAERAAALRLRHPRALAEAMEGFGVAEAAVLHGLPVLEIRAVSNPVGPRDRAAWRIGDALSALSDAFGKFAPVLRSCTTHDR
- a CDS encoding 1,4-dihydroxy-6-naphthoate synthase, with the translated sequence MTDSPAGAETPAAPLRIAYSPCPNDTFVFDAWAHGRVPGAPALDVTFADIDITNGIAERAASASETSDLDVLKVSYAVLPYVLDAYALLPCGGALGRGCGPLVLTREPGVDLTGRTVAVPSEKSTAYLLFRLWAADTLSGGGVGEIVVLPFDQIMPAVRDGRVDAGLVIHEARFTYQNYGLHCLADMGEHWESTTGLPIPLGAIIAKRSLGAERLRALADAARTSVRMAWDDPEASRPYVLEHAQEMDPAVADQHIGLYVNEFTADLGESGYAAVRGLLTRAAAEGLVPPLGPDALSFP
- a CDS encoding cold-shock protein; this encodes MPTGKVKWFNSEKGFGFLSRDDGGDVFVHSSVLPAGVDTLKPGQRVEFGVVAGQRGDQALSVAILDPTPSVAAAQRRKPDELASIVQDLTTLLENITPMLEKGRYPDKASGAKIAGLLRAVADQLDV
- a CDS encoding HAD family hydrolase, whose amino-acid sequence is MTAHTLTVGFDLDMTLIDSRPGIKAAYQALTARTGTYIDADLAVTRLGPPLEQELRNWFPEEEIAETADLYREIYTTHAIEPTLAMAGAREAIAAVHAHGGRAIVVTAKHEPNAKLHLAHLGIDADAVIGWLWAEAKAEALREHGATVYVGDHTGDVRGARTAGALSVAVATGPCDAAELRAAGADVVLGGLAEFPAWLDAQVAGNAVG
- a CDS encoding FecCD family ABC transporter permease, with the translated sequence MSVPGQPPAPVRLSVPVRRVTVLTAAVVALLLAILLSLAVGARAIAPSAVFDALLHGGHGDAAEVIREMRVPRTVTGVLVGASLALAGTVLQGITRNPIADPGILGISQGASVAVVLAIAYAGVHTLTGYVWWAFVGAGLASVAVHAIASGGRGGATPVKLALGGAAVNALLVSVTTGVLTTKASALDEFRFWQVGSLSGRDADIVGRIWPFLLVGLLLVLAVARGLDALALGEDVAKGIGQNVAAVRIVGGLGATVLTAAGVAAAGPLAFIGLAVPHIARALIGGDHRWVLPLAALIGPVMLLVSDTVGRIVFPPSEVPAGVMTALIGVPFLVTLVRRKAVAA